In Fundidesulfovibrio soli, the following are encoded in one genomic region:
- a CDS encoding FadR/GntR family transcriptional regulator, with amino-acid sequence MIGKETAALLSRLERQAGQRPGRVREVMELRLILEPEVAALAALRRSPEDLERIRRILEKQRRAGPAEFPALDTRFHMALAKATGNEVLWEVAAMLHDLLAESRDEALMSPQRIAASLEAHARIVQGLEAVDPESSARAMREHLQGVEGSAVAPQAFG; translated from the coding sequence ATGATCGGCAAGGAGACCGCCGCGCTTCTGAGCCGGCTGGAGAGGCAGGCAGGGCAGCGCCCGGGGCGCGTGCGCGAGGTCATGGAGCTGCGGCTCATCCTGGAGCCCGAGGTTGCCGCGCTGGCCGCGTTGCGCCGTTCCCCCGAGGACCTGGAGCGCATCCGGCGCATCCTGGAGAAACAACGCCGGGCAGGCCCCGCCGAATTCCCGGCGCTGGACACCCGCTTCCACATGGCCCTGGCCAAGGCCACCGGCAACGAGGTGCTCTGGGAGGTGGCGGCCATGCTCCACGACCTGCTGGCCGAGAGCAGGGACGAAGCTCTGATGAGCCCGCAGCGGATCGCAGCCTCGCTTGAAGCCCACGCGCGCATCGTCCAGGGGCTGGAGGCGGTCGACCCCGAGTCGAGCGCCCGAGCCATGCGGGAGCACCTGCAGGGCGTGGAAGGCAGCGCCGTAGCGCCCCAAGCCTTCGGCTGA
- a CDS encoding acyltransferase — MYVRTVRRATPGPPLRLDTRGHALYHRTMQPFPYDAADAPATPSLADENGVHPTAQVHPTACVDQGARVGRGTCIWHFCHVLAGAEIGECCTLGQNVCVMGTARIGNGVKIQNNVSIYDGVVLEDDVFCGPSCVFTNVLTPRAFVCRRHEYRPTVVRRGATLGANSTVVCGHEIGAYAMVAAGAVVTGDVAPHALVMGVPARQAGWVCFCGERLDFGADGTCACAACGQAFALEDGRPAAVKKP; from the coding sequence GTGTACGTTCGCACCGTGCGCCGAGCCACGCCGGGACCGCCGCTCCGCCTTGACACCCGGGGGCATGCCCTCTACCACCGGACCATGCAGCCCTTCCCCTACGACGCGGCGGATGCGCCCGCTACGCCATCACTGGCGGATGAAAACGGCGTGCATCCCACCGCCCAGGTGCATCCCACCGCGTGCGTGGACCAGGGCGCGCGTGTTGGCCGCGGTACCTGCATCTGGCATTTCTGCCACGTGCTAGCGGGTGCCGAGATCGGGGAGTGCTGCACCCTGGGCCAGAACGTCTGCGTGATGGGCACGGCGCGCATCGGCAACGGTGTGAAGATCCAGAACAACGTCTCCATCTACGACGGCGTGGTCCTGGAGGACGACGTGTTCTGCGGGCCGTCCTGCGTGTTCACCAACGTGCTCACCCCCCGGGCCTTCGTCTGCCGCAGGCACGAGTACCGCCCCACGGTGGTGCGCCGGGGCGCGACCCTGGGGGCCAACAGCACCGTGGTCTGCGGGCATGAGATCGGGGCCTACGCCATGGTGGCGGCCGGGGCGGTGGTCACCGGGGACGTAGCGCCCCACGCCCTGGTCATGGGGGTGCCCGCGCGGCAGGCGGGCTGGGTCTGCTTCTGCGGGGAACGCCTGGATTTCGGCGCGGACGGCACCTGCGCCTGTGCGGCCTGTGGGCAGGCGTTCGCCCTGGAGGACGGCCGTCCGGCCGCGGTGAAGAAACCCTAA
- a CDS encoding NADH-quinone oxidoreductase subunit A gives MNENATLDLLYVFAFFLGGLSFALGPFVIVYFLSPRSTRSTRGQTRQFIECGVPPIGDAWIKFGVVYYLYALMFVAFAVDILFLFPVALVYNKPGPVGDLRAFVEILIFVAILSLVILYAWKKGVFRWQRKTFSNR, from the coding sequence GTGAACGAAAACGCCACGCTCGACCTTCTTTACGTCTTCGCCTTCTTCCTGGGCGGGCTGAGCTTCGCCCTGGGCCCGTTCGTCATCGTCTACTTTCTCTCGCCGCGCTCCACCCGGAGCACGCGCGGCCAGACCCGCCAGTTCATCGAATGCGGCGTGCCCCCCATCGGCGACGCCTGGATCAAGTTCGGCGTGGTCTACTACCTCTACGCGCTGATGTTCGTGGCCTTCGCGGTGGACATCCTGTTCCTGTTCCCGGTGGCCCTGGTCTACAACAAGCCGGGCCCAGTGGGCGACCTCCGCGCCTTCGTCGAGATACTGATCTTCGTGGCGATCCTCTCGCTGGTGATCCTCTACGCTTGGAAAAAGGGAGTGTTCAGGTGGCAACGCAAGACGTTCTCCAATCGATAG
- a CDS encoding NADH-quinone oxidoreductase subunit D, giving the protein MTAIAQSASNETFVLNLGPQHPATHGVLRVKLVMDGEYIVEAEPVLGYIHRMHEKMGENRTWAQFLPNTGRMDYLHALAYNHNYVCLVERAAGIEVPERAEYIRVITNELNRISSHLLWFGAFVLDLGGFSPLLYAFDDREQILDLLEAVTGSRLTYCYYRFGGVYNDVDQDFLDGSKAFVARLRERMPMYHNLVTKNIILMKRLQDIGFIDAEMCRKYGATGPVARGAGIDFDVRRHEPYSVYPRFDFDIPVYSGCDSMARYMVRMDEMEQSMRIIEQAVGSIPEGPVMAAKAPKTIKPPKGDYYHAVETARGSFGIRAVSDGTNTPYRMKLRTPSFSNLVTFGEAAKGMLLPDALALMGSLDLVIPEIDR; this is encoded by the coding sequence ATGACAGCCATCGCCCAAAGCGCGAGCAACGAGACTTTCGTCCTGAACCTGGGGCCGCAGCATCCCGCCACGCACGGCGTGCTGCGCGTGAAGCTGGTCATGGACGGGGAGTACATCGTCGAGGCCGAGCCCGTGCTGGGCTACATCCACCGCATGCACGAGAAGATGGGCGAAAACCGGACCTGGGCGCAGTTCCTGCCCAACACCGGGCGCATGGATTACCTGCACGCCCTGGCCTACAACCACAACTACGTCTGCCTGGTGGAGCGCGCCGCCGGCATCGAGGTGCCCGAGCGCGCCGAGTACATCCGGGTCATCACCAACGAGCTCAACCGCATCTCCAGCCACCTGCTCTGGTTCGGGGCCTTCGTGCTGGACCTGGGCGGCTTCTCCCCCCTGCTGTACGCCTTCGACGACAGGGAGCAGATCCTGGACCTGCTGGAAGCCGTCACCGGGTCGCGCCTGACCTACTGCTACTACCGCTTCGGCGGCGTCTACAACGACGTGGACCAGGACTTCCTGGACGGCTCCAAGGCCTTCGTGGCCCGGCTGCGCGAGCGCATGCCCATGTACCACAACCTGGTCACCAAGAACATCATACTGATGAAGCGCCTGCAGGACATCGGCTTCATCGACGCCGAGATGTGCCGCAAGTACGGGGCCACCGGCCCGGTGGCCAGGGGGGCGGGCATCGACTTCGACGTGCGCCGCCACGAGCCCTACTCCGTCTACCCCCGCTTCGACTTCGACATCCCCGTGTACTCCGGCTGCGACTCCATGGCCCGGTACATGGTGCGCATGGACGAGATGGAGCAGAGCATGCGCATCATCGAGCAGGCCGTGGGCTCCATCCCCGAAGGCCCGGTCATGGCCGCCAAGGCGCCCAAGACCATCAAGCCGCCCAAGGGCGACTACTACCACGCGGTGGAGACCGCGCGCGGTTCCTTCGGCATCCGCGCCGTCAGCGACGGCACCAACACGCCCTACAGGATGAAGCTGCGCACCCCGAGCTTCTCCAACCTGGTGACCTTCGGCGAGGCCGCCAAGGGGATGCTCCTGCCCGACGCCCTGGCGCTGATGGGCAGCCTGGACCTGGTCATACCCGAGATCGACCGCTGA
- a CDS encoding amidohydrolase family protein yields the protein MKIDIHAHAFHPKIADKAVRQLNGHYHIEAVGDGTPEDLLRKLAAAGIDRAAVHAAATTPAQVIPANNWALELARIHPSLIPFGTVHPGYADNARELDRLERAGIRGIKIHADFQGFRLDDPALRPVLEALEGRFVVMFHVGDRLPPDRNPSCPAKLAAIHRDFPGLTLIAAHLGGWLHWDEALAHLAGSGVYMDTSSCLPYIRDDQLRAILDRHPAERVLFGSDYPLYDPSVELERLRTRLHLSDADLERLLTNAAALFPDLKRENMRESA from the coding sequence GTGAAGATCGACATCCACGCCCACGCCTTCCATCCCAAGATCGCGGACAAGGCGGTCCGGCAGCTCAACGGCCACTACCACATCGAGGCCGTGGGCGACGGCACCCCGGAGGACCTGCTGCGCAAGCTGGCGGCCGCCGGCATCGACCGCGCCGCCGTACACGCCGCCGCCACCACCCCGGCCCAGGTCATCCCGGCCAACAACTGGGCACTGGAGCTGGCCCGCATCCACCCCTCGCTCATCCCCTTCGGCACAGTGCACCCCGGCTACGCGGACAACGCCAGGGAGCTGGACCGCCTGGAGCGCGCGGGCATCCGCGGCATCAAGATACACGCCGACTTCCAGGGCTTCCGCCTGGACGACCCGGCCCTGCGCCCCGTGCTGGAGGCCCTGGAGGGCCGCTTCGTGGTCATGTTCCATGTGGGCGACCGGCTCCCGCCGGACAGGAACCCTTCCTGCCCGGCCAAGCTGGCCGCCATCCACAGGGACTTCCCCGGCCTCACCCTCATCGCCGCGCATCTTGGCGGCTGGCTGCACTGGGACGAGGCCCTCGCGCACCTTGCGGGCAGCGGCGTCTACATGGACACCTCCTCCTGCCTGCCCTACATCCGGGACGACCAGCTGCGGGCCATCCTGGACAGGCATCCGGCGGAGCGCGTGCTCTTCGGCAGCGACTACCCCCTCTACGACCCATCCGTGGAACTCGAGCGCCTGCGCACCCGCCTGCACCTCTCCGACGCGGACCTGGAGCGCCTGCTCACCAACGCAGCCGCTCTCTTTCCGGACCTGAAGCGGGAAAATATGCGCGAAAGCGCTTGA
- a CDS encoding flagellar biosynthesis anti-sigma factor FlgM — METDAKHRADHGDDPSSESPEERANRVAEIKRRIAQGRYRVNSREIIYNMLKTAP; from the coding sequence ATGGAAACTGACGCGAAACATAGAGCCGACCACGGCGACGATCCCTCCTCGGAGAGCCCCGAGGAGCGGGCCAACCGCGTGGCCGAGATCAAACGGCGTATCGCCCAGGGCCGCTACCGGGTGAACAGCCGCGAGATCATCTACAACATGCTCAAGACCGCTCCCTGA
- a CDS encoding acyl-CoA thioesterase — protein sequence MIRPGEPFPEASTDFRLHVSYGETDAMGVVYYGNYPHWFERARGQFLRERGLSYADVERRGVMLPVREMAVRYLAPARYDELVCVRAGISVWGRASVTFVYQVFGPPDCTKPLCLGSTQHACVDASGRPVAVPAWLKDVCLK from the coding sequence ATGATCCGGCCGGGCGAGCCCTTCCCCGAGGCGTCCACCGACTTCCGGCTCCACGTCTCCTACGGGGAGACGGACGCCATGGGCGTGGTCTACTACGGCAACTACCCCCACTGGTTCGAGCGCGCCCGGGGCCAGTTCCTGCGGGAGCGCGGCCTCTCCTACGCGGACGTGGAGCGCCGGGGCGTGATGCTGCCCGTGCGCGAGATGGCCGTGCGCTACCTGGCCCCGGCCCGCTACGACGAGCTGGTGTGCGTGCGCGCGGGCATCAGCGTCTGGGGGCGGGCCTCCGTGACCTTCGTCTACCAGGTCTTCGGGCCGCCGGACTGCACCAAGCCGCTGTGCCTCGGCTCCACCCAGCACGCCTGCGTGGACGCCTCGGGCAGGCCCGTGGCCGTGCCCGCCTGGCTGAAGGATGTCTGCCTGAAGTGA
- the nuoH gene encoding NADH-quinone oxidoreductase subunit NuoH: MTIDPELLRLLLYLVGFIAFIATNAAYLVWLERKEAGHIQCRIGPKEVGPFGLLQPVADGLKLMTKQLIIPKGADSFLFRLGPVLVMTPAVMCFVTIPYSDTIVARNLDVGLLAIFAFASVNVLGLLLGAWGSRNKYAVISAARVVSQNVAYEIPMLIVIVTMVMVTGTMNLHEVVTTQLGGFWHWNVFRFTASPLMPVAFLIYFVCMLAETNRAPFDMAEAESELIAGAFTEYPGMGFGVFFMGEYANIVVGTSMATILFLGGWDCPFGLWPGLHWFLIKMYALIFTVIWIRWTFPRTTFYSLLNLSWKVLIPVAFANLILTSALLKVL, translated from the coding sequence ATGACGATCGACCCCGAACTGTTGCGGCTTCTGCTCTACCTTGTGGGCTTCATCGCCTTCATCGCCACCAACGCCGCCTATCTGGTCTGGCTGGAGCGCAAGGAGGCGGGGCACATCCAGTGCCGCATAGGCCCCAAGGAGGTCGGCCCCTTCGGCCTGCTCCAGCCCGTTGCCGACGGCCTCAAGCTCATGACCAAGCAGCTGATCATCCCCAAGGGGGCGGACTCCTTCCTGTTCCGCCTGGGCCCCGTGCTGGTGATGACGCCCGCCGTGATGTGCTTCGTGACCATCCCCTACAGCGACACCATCGTGGCCCGTAACCTGGACGTGGGGCTGCTGGCCATCTTCGCCTTCGCCTCGGTGAACGTGCTGGGCCTGCTGCTAGGCGCGTGGGGCTCGCGCAACAAGTACGCCGTGATCTCGGCCGCGCGCGTGGTCTCGCAGAACGTGGCCTACGAAATTCCGATGCTCATCGTCATCGTGACCATGGTCATGGTCACCGGGACCATGAACCTGCACGAGGTGGTCACCACCCAACTGGGCGGATTCTGGCACTGGAACGTGTTCCGCTTCACGGCCAGCCCGCTGATGCCCGTGGCCTTCCTGATCTACTTCGTGTGCATGCTGGCCGAGACCAACCGCGCACCCTTCGACATGGCCGAGGCCGAGAGCGAGCTCATCGCGGGCGCCTTCACCGAATACCCGGGCATGGGCTTCGGCGTGTTCTTCATGGGCGAGTACGCCAACATCGTGGTGGGCACGAGCATGGCCACCATCCTGTTCCTGGGCGGCTGGGACTGCCCCTTCGGGCTCTGGCCGGGCCTGCACTGGTTCCTGATCAAGATGTACGCGCTGATCTTCACCGTGATCTGGATCAGGTGGACCTTCCCACGGACCACGTTCTATTCGCTGCTGAACCTCTCCTGGAAGGTGCTGATCCCCGTGGCCTTCGCCAACCTGATCCTCACCAGCGCGCTGCTCAAGGTGCTCTAG
- a CDS encoding NADH-quinone oxidoreductase subunit C, with translation MDADTLKQRLAALPSAAVQELDHARRGFSLDVSLPPAQLVAAVRILDEAGYFIETITGVDWLGENAAKIKEAQAAAAAKKAAAAKKAAEARKAAEEAGEPLPEEAAAEEPEAEAAPPEPAVDDMEAIYDFNRYDRCHRVTLRTRTPRDKPSVPSIANIYQAAHWHERETHDFFGIVFEGHGYLVPLLLPEDADYHPLRKDYSA, from the coding sequence ATGGACGCAGACACCCTCAAGCAGAGGCTCGCGGCGCTGCCCTCCGCCGCCGTGCAGGAGCTCGACCACGCCCGCAGGGGTTTCTCCCTGGACGTGAGCCTGCCCCCCGCGCAGCTGGTGGCCGCCGTGCGGATTTTGGACGAGGCCGGATACTTCATCGAGACCATCACCGGGGTGGACTGGCTGGGCGAGAACGCCGCCAAGATAAAGGAAGCCCAGGCCGCCGCCGCTGCCAAGAAGGCGGCCGCCGCCAAGAAGGCCGCCGAGGCCCGCAAAGCAGCCGAAGAGGCCGGGGAGCCCCTGCCCGAGGAAGCCGCCGCTGAAGAACCGGAGGCCGAGGCCGCCCCGCCCGAGCCCGCCGTGGACGACATGGAGGCCATCTACGATTTCAACCGCTACGACCGCTGCCACCGGGTGACCCTGCGCACCCGCACCCCCCGGGACAAGCCCTCGGTGCCCAGCATCGCCAACATCTACCAAGCGGCGCACTGGCACGAGCGCGAGACCCACGACTTCTTCGGCATCGTCTTCGAGGGCCACGGCTACCTGGTGCCCCTGCTGCTGCCCGAGGACGCCGACTACCACCCCCTCCGCAAGGACTACAGCGCATGA
- a CDS encoding ferredoxin — MPHPYVDKDECIGCESCVQICPDVFHMDDDNKAEADPEADDSTECVQDAMDTCPVECIHWRD; from the coding sequence ATGCCTCATCCCTATGTCGACAAGGACGAATGCATCGGGTGCGAATCCTGCGTGCAGATCTGCCCGGACGTATTCCATATGGATGACGACAACAAGGCCGAGGCCGACCCCGAAGCGGACGACTCCACAGAGTGCGTCCAGGACGCCATGGACACCTGCCCCGTGGAGTGCATCCACTGGCGGGACTGA
- a CDS encoding FeoA family protein, which produces MVSLSRCPKGSKVRVLELCEDPGCRCRLCSMGLTPGVEAVIRQDGESCRVCVRGDEICLGNGLADQIKVVRV; this is translated from the coding sequence ATGGTCAGTTTGAGCAGATGCCCCAAGGGTAGCAAGGTGCGGGTTCTCGAACTCTGCGAAGATCCCGGGTGCCGTTGCAGGCTGTGCTCCATGGGCCTTACGCCCGGCGTCGAGGCCGTTATCCGCCAGGACGGGGAGAGCTGCCGCGTGTGCGTCCGTGGCGACGAAATCTGCCTGGGCAACGGCCTGGCCGACCAGATCAAGGTGGTGCGCGTCTAA
- a CDS encoding universal stress protein — protein sequence METLEKHLLVSISEDVNAFFGLRYVFGFFTRRDLVRLTLFYVGPRSPQPGLENKPYCAVDETQSFGGGCRPVPQALHTARNWLLDMGFPGERIELKALPAKLGPVKDIAAEAERGLYDAVVLGRRGLSWFDEMFDDSVSHRLLWESISFPLWVCRNPVRNRRNVLLCVDGSEQSLRVADHVGFVLRDEPEHSVTVLHNRATGPVGNRSIESVLAEAGELLRENGLEDERISFLVKSSKHPADMILEEARKGEYAAVAIGRTGGKPGAFSNIFGSLSQTLLRKLEGAALWISK from the coding sequence ATGGAAACACTCGAGAAACACCTGCTGGTGAGCATCTCGGAGGACGTCAACGCGTTCTTCGGGCTTCGTTACGTCTTCGGATTCTTCACCCGGCGCGACCTGGTGCGCCTGACGCTCTTCTACGTGGGCCCGCGCAGCCCGCAGCCGGGGTTGGAGAACAAGCCCTACTGCGCCGTCGATGAGACGCAGTCCTTCGGGGGGGGCTGCAGGCCCGTGCCGCAGGCCCTGCATACCGCCCGCAATTGGCTGCTGGACATGGGCTTCCCGGGCGAGCGCATCGAGCTCAAGGCGCTGCCCGCCAAGCTCGGCCCCGTCAAGGACATCGCCGCCGAGGCCGAACGCGGCCTCTACGACGCGGTCGTCCTGGGCAGGCGGGGTTTGAGCTGGTTCGACGAGATGTTCGACGACTCCGTCTCGCACCGGCTGCTCTGGGAGTCCATCAGCTTCCCGCTGTGGGTCTGCCGCAACCCCGTGCGCAACCGCAGGAACGTGCTGCTGTGCGTGGACGGTTCGGAGCAGTCCCTGCGGGTGGCCGACCACGTGGGCTTCGTCCTGCGCGACGAGCCCGAGCACAGCGTCACCGTGTTGCACAACCGCGCCACCGGGCCTGTGGGCAACCGCAGCATCGAGAGCGTGCTGGCCGAAGCCGGGGAGCTGCTGCGGGAAAACGGCCTGGAGGATGAGCGCATCAGCTTCCTGGTGAAGTCCTCCAAGCACCCCGCCGACATGATCCTGGAGGAGGCGCGCAAGGGCGAGTACGCGGCCGTGGCCATCGGGCGCACCGGCGGCAAGCCAGGGGCCTTCTCCAACATATTCGGCTCGCTCAGCCAGACGCTGCTGCGCAAGCTCGAAGGCGCCGCCTTGTGGATATCCAAGTAG
- a CDS encoding DsrE family protein, producing MFKLLLHVDTADDRLGVALRNAGNALKALSGAPASIVLVANGPAVQLLGKANPDHAASLSALMAQGVVVRACGNSLNDFSLFPDFLVPGCEVVPAAIIELVRLQGEGYAYVKP from the coding sequence GTGTTCAAACTTCTGCTCCATGTGGATACCGCCGACGACCGGTTGGGCGTGGCCCTGCGCAACGCCGGCAACGCCCTGAAGGCCCTGTCCGGGGCTCCCGCCTCCATCGTTCTGGTGGCCAACGGACCGGCCGTGCAACTGCTGGGCAAGGCCAACCCCGACCATGCCGCCAGCCTCTCCGCCTTGATGGCGCAGGGCGTCGTGGTGCGGGCCTGCGGCAATTCCCTGAACGACTTCAGCCTGTTCCCGGATTTCCTCGTTCCTGGGTGCGAGGTGGTGCCGGCGGCCATCATCGAACTGGTGCGCCTGCAGGGTGAGGGGTACGCCTACGTGAAGCCCTGA
- the apgM gene encoding 2,3-bisphosphoglycerate-independent phosphoglycerate mutase, whose product MRRKFLFLVADGMGGWPGELGKATAMEAASTPVMDQMAREGLSGLARTIPPGMPPGSDVANMALLGFDPARHHTGRGPIEAAAQGLQLADDDLVWRCNVVSVSSYAPGGLMLDYSSGHISTEQSRPLVEGLNRDCSSCSGPGARFRLLPGVQYRHLLVQPGAASSPEARLAIRPPHDITGQPIDQDLEALAAIPHLRALCQEAAERLAAPGNTTKANAIWPWGQGRALKLPGFEAGTGLRGAVISAVDLIKGLGRAAGMEVLDVEGATGLLDTNYEGKVRAAVDFLQHGDFAFVHLEGPDECGHGGDAPGKAEAIARFDARVVAPLRQAFPEGLFLITCDHLTPIAKRTHVEDPVPFLLYGPGMSGNGAAAFSEAEAAATGLSIDPGHTLLEFALAKGGLR is encoded by the coding sequence ATGCGAAGAAAGTTCCTGTTCCTGGTGGCGGACGGCATGGGCGGCTGGCCCGGCGAACTGGGCAAGGCCACGGCCATGGAGGCCGCAAGCACGCCCGTGATGGACCAGATGGCCCGCGAAGGCCTGAGCGGCCTGGCACGCACCATCCCCCCCGGCATGCCCCCCGGCTCCGACGTGGCCAACATGGCCCTGCTCGGTTTCGACCCCGCCCGGCACCACACGGGGCGCGGGCCCATCGAGGCCGCGGCCCAGGGCCTGCAACTCGCCGACGACGACCTGGTCTGGCGCTGCAACGTGGTCAGCGTCAGCTCCTACGCCCCGGGCGGCCTCATGCTGGATTACTCCTCAGGGCACATCTCCACGGAGCAGTCCCGCCCGCTGGTGGAAGGCCTGAACCGCGACTGCTCCAGCTGCAGCGGCCCCGGGGCCCGCTTCCGCCTGCTCCCGGGCGTGCAGTACCGCCATTTGCTGGTCCAGCCCGGAGCGGCCTCCTCCCCGGAGGCGCGCCTGGCCATCCGGCCGCCCCACGACATCACCGGCCAGCCCATCGACCAGGATCTCGAGGCCCTGGCCGCCATCCCGCACCTGCGCGCCCTCTGCCAGGAGGCCGCCGAACGCCTGGCCGCGCCCGGCAACACCACCAAGGCCAACGCCATCTGGCCCTGGGGGCAGGGCAGGGCGCTCAAGCTGCCCGGCTTCGAGGCCGGCACGGGCCTGCGCGGGGCCGTGATCTCCGCCGTGGACCTCATCAAGGGTCTTGGCCGCGCCGCGGGCATGGAGGTCCTGGACGTGGAGGGGGCCACCGGCCTTCTGGACACCAACTACGAGGGCAAGGTGCGGGCCGCCGTGGACTTCCTCCAGCACGGGGACTTCGCCTTCGTGCACCTGGAAGGGCCGGACGAGTGCGGCCACGGCGGCGACGCCCCGGGCAAGGCCGAGGCCATCGCCCGCTTCGACGCGCGCGTGGTGGCCCCGCTGCGCCAGGCCTTCCCGGAGGGGCTGTTCCTCATCACCTGCGACCACCTGACCCCCATCGCCAAGCGCACCCACGTGGAGGACCCCGTGCCCTTCCTGCTGTACGGCCCGGGCATGTCGGGCAACGGGGCGGCGGCGTTCAGCGAGGCCGAGGCGGCCGCCACCGGCCTCTCCATCGACCCGGGGCACACCCTGCTGGAGTTCGCCCTGGCCAAGGGAGGCCTGCGATGA
- a CDS encoding MOSC domain-containing protein, producing MPVVKAVCVSEKTGQKKVPVESIELVVEHGVAGDAHAGSGRQVSLLDFDSLEAMRLKLASISPGAFAENLTVEGLNALGLAVGDRVTVGGAVLEITQIGKTCHHGCDIRRIVGDCIMPREGLFARVLAPGRVRAGDMLERVG from the coding sequence ATGCCGGTGGTCAAGGCGGTCTGTGTCAGCGAGAAGACAGGTCAGAAGAAGGTGCCGGTGGAATCCATCGAGCTGGTGGTGGAGCACGGCGTGGCGGGCGACGCCCATGCGGGGTCGGGCCGCCAGGTGAGCCTGCTTGATTTCGACAGCCTGGAGGCCATGCGCCTCAAACTGGCCAGCATCAGCCCCGGGGCCTTCGCGGAGAACCTCACCGTGGAGGGCCTGAACGCCCTGGGCCTGGCCGTGGGCGACCGGGTGACGGTGGGCGGCGCCGTGCTGGAGATCACCCAGATCGGCAAGACATGCCACCACGGCTGCGACATCCGGCGCATCGTGGGCGACTGCATCATGCCCCGCGAGGGCCTGTTCGCCAGGGTGCTCGCGCCCGGGCGCGTGCGTGCGGGGGACATGCTGGAACGGGTTGGCTGA
- a CDS encoding NADH-quinone oxidoreductase subunit NuoB, with protein MVHFSQLDKLVALCRANSLWPMTFGLACCAIEMMATGASRFDLARFGAEVFRPSPRQSDVMIVTGTINKKMAPAVQTLYDQMPEPKWVIAMGNCAISGGPFVFEGQYNVVEGASKLFPVDVFIPGCPPRPEALIEGILLLEEKMTGTRRWPRVVVDPMPRQPLPPEDEDQGEPATDTKAEAS; from the coding sequence ATAGTGCACTTCTCGCAGCTCGACAAACTCGTCGCGCTGTGCCGGGCCAACTCCCTGTGGCCCATGACCTTCGGCCTGGCCTGCTGCGCCATCGAGATGATGGCCACGGGCGCCTCCCGGTTCGACCTGGCGCGCTTCGGGGCCGAGGTGTTCCGCCCCTCGCCCAGGCAGAGCGACGTGATGATCGTCACCGGGACCATCAACAAGAAGATGGCTCCGGCCGTCCAGACCCTCTACGATCAGATGCCCGAGCCCAAGTGGGTCATCGCCATGGGCAACTGCGCCATCTCCGGCGGGCCCTTCGTGTTCGAGGGGCAGTACAACGTGGTGGAGGGCGCCTCCAAGCTCTTCCCGGTGGACGTGTTCATCCCCGGATGCCCGCCCAGGCCCGAGGCCCTCATCGAGGGCATCCTGCTGCTCGAGGAGAAGATGACCGGCACGCGCCGCTGGCCCCGCGTGGTGGTGGACCCCATGCCCCGCCAGCCCCTGCCCCCCGAGGATGAAGACCAGGGCGAGCCCGCAACCGACACCAAGGCGGAGGCCAGCTGA
- a CDS encoding FeoA family protein: MPQSRPLRALKVGDKAIIARVNAEGELGRRIRDMGLVPGAEVEIVGRAPLKDPVALRLRGFTLSLRNNEADNIFVATPEE, translated from the coding sequence ATGCCTCAGTCACGACCGCTGCGCGCCCTCAAGGTGGGGGACAAGGCCATCATCGCCCGGGTGAACGCCGAAGGCGAACTCGGCCGCCGCATCCGGGACATGGGCCTCGTGCCCGGCGCGGAAGTGGAGATCGTGGGCCGCGCGCCCCTGAAGGATCCCGTTGCCCTGCGGCTGCGGGGTTTCACCCTGTCGCTTCGCAACAACGAGGCGGACAATATTTTCGTCGCCACCCCGGAGGAATGA